Proteins found in one Anopheles aquasalis chromosome 3, idAnoAquaMG_Q_19, whole genome shotgun sequence genomic segment:
- the LOC126578849 gene encoding adrenodoxin-like protein 1, mitochondrial, whose product MTITNSLRALSGSLSTRWMGLMFSRHIHSSAPRWHGEYEWQDPKSEDEVVNVTYIDKDGKETAVRGKVGDNALYLAHRYGIEMEGACEASLACTTCHVYVHGEYLDRLQPPEEKEDDLLDMAPFLKENSRLGCQIVLQKDLDGIRLQLPQATRNFYVDGHKPKPH is encoded by the exons ATGACCATCACAAACTCGCTGAGGGCTCTATCCGGCTCTTTGAGCACCCGGTGGATGGGCTTGATGTTTTCACGTCACATACACTCATCAGCTC CTCGATGGCATGGCGAATATGAATGGCAGGATCCGAAGAGTGAAGATGAAGT CGTAAACGTAACCTACATTGATAAGGATGGCAAAGAAACGGCGGTCCGGGGGAAGGTCGGTGACAATGCGCTCTACCTGGCCCACCGATACGGCATCGAGATGGAGGGTGCATGCGAAGCGTCCCTGGCCTGTACCACCTGTCACGTGTACGTGCACGGCGAGTACCTTGATCGGTTGCAGCCgccggaagagaaggaagacgATCTGTTGGATATGGCTCCGTTTTTGAAGGAAAATTCACGCCTCGGTTGCCAGATTGTGCTGCAGAAGGATTTGGATGGGATACGGTTACAGTTACCGCAAGCAACGCGTAACTTTTACGTTGATGGACACAAACCAAAGCCCCACTAG